The Verrucomicrobiia bacterium genome includes a region encoding these proteins:
- the fabF gene encoding beta-ketoacyl-ACP synthase II, giving the protein MEPSPTERRVVVTGLGVVSPIGNDLETFWTRLVNGDCGIDLITRFDTAAYDCRIAGEVRDFDPAPAFPSPKELRRTDRFVHYAVHAGWQALRDSGLDLDRCDRDRIGVFLGSGIGGLETTGDQHQVLLARGPGRVSPFMIPMLILNMGAGAFSMYHRLRGPCVATCSACATSTHAIGEAWRTLKMGDADIMFAGGSEATIVPLGISGFCAMKALSTRNDDPRHASRPFDADRDGFVMGEGGGVLVLEELEHARRRGARIYCELVGYGNTADAYHLTAPSPAGEGAARCMRQALRSARLNPGDITYVNAHGTSTPQGDICESQAIAAVFGPHAQHLAVSSTKGATGHMLGAAGAVEMAACCKALETGIVPPTINYQKPDPECSLDYVPNTARSLKVEAILNNSFGFGGHNATLAARRFTG; this is encoded by the coding sequence ATGGAACCCTCCCCGACCGAGCGTCGTGTGGTCGTCACCGGCCTCGGCGTCGTCTCCCCCATCGGCAACGACCTCGAGACCTTCTGGACCCGGCTCGTCAACGGCGACTGCGGCATCGACCTCATCACCCGCTTCGACACCGCCGCCTACGACTGCCGCATCGCCGGCGAAGTCCGCGATTTCGACCCCGCCCCGGCCTTCCCCTCCCCCAAGGAACTCCGGCGCACCGATCGCTTCGTCCATTACGCCGTGCATGCCGGCTGGCAGGCCCTTCGCGATTCCGGTCTCGACCTCGACCGCTGCGACCGGGACCGCATCGGCGTGTTCCTGGGCTCCGGCATCGGCGGCCTCGAAACCACCGGCGACCAGCATCAGGTCCTCCTCGCCCGGGGCCCCGGCCGCGTCTCCCCCTTCATGATCCCCATGCTCATCCTCAACATGGGCGCCGGGGCCTTCTCCATGTACCATCGCCTGCGCGGACCCTGCGTCGCCACCTGCTCCGCCTGCGCCACCTCCACCCACGCCATCGGTGAAGCCTGGCGCACCCTCAAGATGGGCGATGCCGACATCATGTTCGCCGGCGGCTCCGAAGCCACCATCGTCCCCCTCGGCATCTCCGGCTTCTGCGCCATGAAGGCCCTCAGCACCCGCAACGACGATCCCCGGCACGCCTCCCGCCCCTTCGATGCGGACCGCGACGGATTCGTCATGGGCGAAGGCGGGGGCGTCCTCGTCCTAGAGGAACTCGAACACGCCCGCCGCCGCGGCGCCCGCATCTACTGCGAACTGGTCGGTTACGGCAACACCGCCGACGCCTACCACCTCACCGCCCCGTCCCCGGCCGGTGAAGGCGCCGCCCGCTGCATGCGCCAGGCCCTCCGCTCCGCCCGCCTCAACCCCGGGGACATCACCTACGTCAACGCCCACGGCACCTCCACCCCCCAGGGCGACATCTGCGAATCCCAGGCCATCGCCGCCGTCTTCGGACCCCACGCCCAACACCTCGCCGTCAGCTCCACCAAGGGTGCCACCGGCCATATGCTCGGTGCCGCCGGCGCCGTCGAAATGGCCGCCTGCTGCAAGGCCCTCGAAACCGGCATCGTCCCCCCGACCATCAATTATCAGAAGCCGGACCCCGAATGCTCCCTCGACTACGTCCCCAACACCGCCCGCTCCCTCAAGGTCGAGGCCATCCTCAACAACTCCTTCGGATTCGGCGGCCATAACGCCACCCTCGCCGCCCGGCGGTTCACCGGCTGA
- a CDS encoding RNA-binding protein, with the protein MISHERRYPSNGFRNSGVPHPPPPEETIRSEKFQVERKVFILSLKENPRGRFLRITEDVGGRRDHVIIPSSGLEDLRNMLDVLIQADRETPTKLADVDPEV; encoded by the coding sequence ATGATCTCACACGAGCGACGGTATCCATCCAACGGGTTTCGAAACAGCGGGGTGCCTCATCCCCCGCCTCCGGAGGAGACGATTCGATCCGAGAAGTTTCAGGTGGAGAGGAAGGTCTTCATTCTCAGCCTGAAGGAGAATCCGCGCGGGCGGTTCCTGAGGATCACCGAGGATGTGGGCGGGCGGCGGGATCATGTGATCATCCCGTCGTCGGGTCTGGAGGATCTGAGGAACATGCTGGACGTGCTGATCCAGGCGGATCGGGAGACGCCGACGAAACTGGCGGACGTCGATCCCGAGGTGTAG
- a CDS encoding DUF4149 domain-containing protein: MITFLRLAGLGTAAVWLGGTVFFVLAMDPLLGRTDVLRLLGPLHAGETGVLALERFHLFQVVCATLALIHALAEWLYSGRPLDRRLMVLLLSLLALGSVGRVYVAPKCRDFNMQAYLGPDRRIQLQAVTPDQRQAERSLGIWQGVSVMANVISLAGVVLYFLHQSSPNNGGPRLFPRARLRI; the protein is encoded by the coding sequence GTGATCACGTTCCTGCGCCTGGCCGGATTGGGGACCGCGGCGGTCTGGCTGGGCGGCACCGTGTTTTTCGTGCTGGCGATGGATCCGCTGCTGGGGCGGACGGATGTGCTTCGGCTGCTGGGTCCCTTGCACGCCGGGGAGACGGGGGTGCTGGCCTTGGAGCGCTTCCACCTGTTCCAGGTGGTCTGCGCGACGCTGGCGTTGATCCATGCCCTGGCGGAGTGGTTGTACTCGGGGAGGCCGCTGGATCGGAGGCTGATGGTGCTGCTGCTGAGCCTGCTGGCGTTGGGAAGTGTGGGGCGGGTGTACGTGGCGCCGAAGTGCCGCGATTTCAACATGCAGGCGTACCTGGGGCCGGACCGGCGGATTCAGTTGCAGGCGGTGACGCCCGACCAGCGGCAGGCGGAGCGATCGCTGGGCATCTGGCAGGGGGTGTCGGTGATGGCGAATGTGATTTCCTTGGCTGGCGTGGTGTTGTATTTCCTGCACCAGTCGTCGCCCAACAATGGCGGGCCTCGATTGTTTCCGAGGGCGCGGCTGAGGATTTGA
- the phoU gene encoding phosphate signaling complex protein PhoU produces the protein MNAPAGSHLELHLQQAVDRLRAHVSLMGAMAIRAVERAGNALLNRNVTEASAVILRDRLLDQHEADGERLGLEFLVRHQPAGRTLRFVHASLRIVRELERIGDCAESVARQTLRIHRLDPPPELAPFAEQSALAIDMLQRALQAYRDEDESLARQTIPVEDAADQLRDQIRDRLLDRQRAGQLSVPGLTTLLTIARRLERITDQAKNICEEVVFLCTGQLLRHPHADAFRILFVDDTHACLGHLAEAIARRAADDRFVFHSAGMRPGPPDPRTRDFLQRRGVDIRTLTSRSLGQVPSPEEHHLVIALSEVARSVFPLAPSKTLCLDWPTPDPTTLSDSGAGDEGWDTAWRSLEQRLHPLLQAIGHD, from the coding sequence ATGAACGCCCCAGCCGGCTCCCACCTCGAACTCCACCTCCAACAGGCGGTGGACCGCCTGCGCGCCCACGTCTCCCTCATGGGCGCCATGGCCATCCGTGCCGTCGAACGCGCCGGCAATGCCCTCCTCAACCGCAACGTCACCGAGGCCAGTGCCGTCATCCTCCGCGACCGTCTCCTCGATCAACACGAGGCCGATGGCGAACGCCTCGGTCTCGAATTCCTCGTCCGCCACCAGCCCGCCGGCCGCACCCTCCGCTTCGTCCACGCCTCCCTCCGCATCGTCCGCGAACTCGAACGGATCGGCGATTGCGCCGAAAGCGTCGCCCGCCAGACCCTCCGCATCCATCGCCTCGATCCGCCCCCCGAACTCGCCCCCTTCGCCGAACAATCCGCCCTCGCCATCGACATGCTCCAGCGGGCCCTCCAGGCCTATCGCGACGAAGACGAATCCCTCGCCCGCCAAACCATCCCCGTCGAGGATGCCGCCGACCAGCTCCGCGACCAGATCCGTGACCGCCTCCTCGACCGGCAGCGCGCCGGACAACTCTCCGTCCCCGGCCTCACCACCCTCCTCACCATCGCCCGCCGCCTCGAACGCATCACCGACCAGGCCAAGAACATCTGCGAGGAGGTCGTCTTCCTCTGCACCGGCCAGCTCCTCCGCCACCCCCATGCCGACGCCTTCCGCATCCTCTTCGTGGACGATACCCACGCCTGCCTCGGCCACCTCGCCGAGGCCATCGCCCGCCGCGCCGCCGACGACCGCTTTGTCTTCCACAGCGCCGGCATGCGCCCCGGCCCACCCGACCCCCGCACCCGCGACTTCCTCCAGCGCCGCGGCGTGGACATCCGCACGCTGACCTCCCGTTCCCTGGGACAGGTCCCCTCCCCCGAGGAACATCACCTGGTCATCGCCCTCAGCGAAGTGGCGCGCAGCGTCTTTCCGCTCGCCCCCTCGAAAACCCTCTGCCTCGACTGGCCCACCCCCGATCCAACCACCCTTTCCGACTCCGGCGCCGGCGACGAGGGCTGGGACACCGCCTGGCGTTCCCTCGAACAACGCCTCCACCCGCTCCTCCAGGCCATCGGCCACGACTGA
- a CDS encoding phosphate ABC transporter substrate-binding protein, translating into MPAAACWTAACRPFGRDTAGLAHTRDVIQNAGSDTMVNLALAWAEEYAELVPEVSVEVSGGGSGTGIAALINGTVDLANSSRKIEPREIARALEETGREPRQFIVGYDALAVFVHRDNPLTELTLDQIGDIYREHGAIHRWSDLGIQHPACRRDRIIRVSRQSNSGTYHYFREAVLGKGADFKLGSLDLHGSKDVVELIARTPCAIGYSGMGYANSHVKALGVARAPGEPPVLPTLETTQDGSYPIARPLYMYTAGEPGPRVRDFMDWVFTDAGQRLVLESGYVPLRPLSQPSP; encoded by the coding sequence ATGCCCGCCGCCGCCTGCTGGACCGCCGCATGCCGCCCTTTCGGCCGCGACACCGCCGGCCTCGCCCACACCCGCGACGTCATCCAGAACGCCGGCTCCGACACCATGGTCAACCTCGCCCTCGCCTGGGCCGAGGAATACGCCGAACTCGTCCCCGAAGTCTCCGTCGAGGTCTCCGGCGGCGGCTCCGGCACCGGCATCGCCGCCCTCATCAACGGCACCGTCGATCTCGCCAATTCCAGCCGCAAAATCGAGCCCCGCGAAATCGCCCGCGCCCTCGAGGAAACCGGCCGGGAACCCAGGCAGTTCATCGTCGGCTACGACGCCCTCGCCGTCTTCGTCCATCGCGACAATCCCCTCACCGAACTCACCCTCGACCAGATCGGCGACATCTACCGCGAACACGGCGCCATCCATCGCTGGTCCGACCTCGGCATCCAGCACCCCGCCTGCCGTCGCGACCGCATCATCCGTGTCAGCCGCCAGTCCAATTCCGGCACCTACCACTACTTCCGCGAGGCGGTCCTCGGCAAAGGCGCCGATTTCAAACTCGGCTCCCTCGACCTCCACGGCTCCAAGGACGTCGTCGAACTGATCGCCCGCACCCCTTGCGCCATCGGCTACAGCGGCATGGGCTACGCCAACAGCCACGTGAAGGCCCTCGGTGTCGCCCGCGCCCCCGGCGAACCCCCCGTCCTGCCCACCCTCGAAACCACCCAGGACGGTTCCTATCCCATCGCCCGTCCCCTCTACATGTACACCGCCGGAGAACCCGGACCCCGTGTCCGCGATTTCATGGACTGGGTCTTCACCGACGCCGGCCAGCGCCTCGTCCTCGAATCCGGCTACGTCCCCCTCCGCCCCCTCTCCCAGCCCTCCCCCTGA
- the pstC gene encoding phosphate ABC transporter permease subunit PstC encodes MLLRRERDLLVERLMEWTIRLCGLSAIIFVFGIFFFVFREGAGFLFDGFKPLEFFTSIEWYPSSQTRVRYGALALIAGTASVTLLAMVIAVPFGLGAAIFISEFCPPRLRETLKIVIELLAAIPSVVWGFIGLTLLNELIIVVFRAPIGLTVLNGGIILALMSVPIIVSIGEDALKAVPDSYREAALALGATRWQIVRRVLLPAARNGLLAAVLLGVGRAVGETMAVLMATGHAVQIPLSPLDPVRTLTATIAAELGEAPVHSEHYQVLFIIGILLFIITFSVNLAADFIVRGIRRRA; translated from the coding sequence ATGCTGCTTCGTCGCGAACGGGACCTGCTCGTCGAGCGGCTGATGGAATGGACCATCCGCCTCTGCGGCCTCAGCGCCATCATCTTCGTCTTCGGCATCTTCTTCTTCGTCTTCCGCGAAGGCGCCGGTTTCCTCTTCGATGGCTTCAAGCCCCTCGAGTTCTTCACCAGCATCGAGTGGTATCCCTCCTCCCAGACCCGCGTCCGCTACGGCGCCCTTGCCCTCATCGCCGGCACCGCGAGCGTCACCCTCCTCGCCATGGTGATCGCCGTCCCCTTCGGCCTCGGCGCCGCGATCTTCATCTCCGAGTTCTGTCCGCCCCGCCTCCGCGAGACCCTCAAGATCGTCATCGAACTCCTCGCCGCCATCCCTTCCGTGGTCTGGGGCTTCATCGGCCTCACCCTCCTCAACGAACTCATCATCGTCGTCTTCCGCGCCCCCATCGGCCTCACCGTCCTCAACGGCGGCATCATCCTCGCCCTCATGAGCGTCCCCATCATCGTCTCCATCGGTGAGGACGCCCTCAAGGCCGTGCCCGATTCCTACCGCGAAGCCGCCCTCGCCCTCGGCGCCACCCGCTGGCAGATCGTCCGCCGCGTCCTCCTCCCCGCCGCCCGCAATGGCCTCCTCGCCGCCGTCCTCCTCGGCGTCGGCCGCGCCGTCGGCGAAACCATGGCCGTCCTCATGGCCACCGGCCACGCCGTCCAGATCCCCCTCTCCCCCCTCGACCCCGTCCGCACCCTCACCGCCACCATCGCCGCCGAACTCGGCGAAGCCCCGGTCCACTCCGAGCATTACCAGGTCCTCTTCATCATCGGCATCCTCCTCTTCATCATCACCTTCTCCGTCAACCTCGCCGCCGACTTCATCGTCCGCGGCATCCGTCGCCGCGCCTGA
- the pstA gene encoding phosphate ABC transporter permease PstA, with protein sequence MHAEAYGEHRFRITPGVLRRQRREAVARAVFGAMTGVMIVPLLLILAYLFVQAAPLLSLDFLLESPRRGMREGGLWPALLGTVYLVLLSLAVATPIGVLAAVYLNEYARDNWLTRLINLAVVNLAGVPSIVHALFGLGAFVLFAGLGRSILAASLTLAIMTLPVIVASTKEALASVPLSFREACWNVGATRWQTIRHVVLPNSFSGILTGVILQVSRAAGETAPIMFTGAVFYKAVASGDPFAYGLLDQCMALSMHLFTVSTQVPDVPDALPYATAVVLLGTVLLVNALSIVLRTWLRSRKRW encoded by the coding sequence ATGCACGCCGAAGCCTACGGAGAACATCGCTTTCGCATCACCCCCGGCGTCCTGCGCCGGCAGCGCCGCGAAGCCGTCGCCCGCGCCGTCTTCGGCGCCATGACCGGCGTGATGATCGTCCCCCTCCTCCTCATTCTCGCCTACCTCTTCGTCCAGGCCGCCCCGCTGCTGTCCCTCGATTTCCTCCTCGAAAGCCCCCGGCGCGGCATGCGCGAAGGCGGCCTCTGGCCCGCCCTCCTCGGCACCGTTTATCTCGTCCTCCTCTCCCTCGCCGTCGCCACCCCCATCGGCGTCCTCGCCGCCGTCTATCTCAACGAATACGCCCGCGACAACTGGCTCACCCGCCTCATCAACCTCGCCGTCGTCAACCTCGCCGGCGTCCCCAGCATCGTTCACGCCCTCTTCGGCCTCGGCGCCTTCGTCCTCTTCGCCGGACTCGGCCGCTCGATCCTCGCCGCCTCCCTCACCCTCGCCATCATGACCCTCCCGGTCATCGTCGCCTCCACCAAGGAAGCCCTCGCCTCCGTCCCGCTCTCCTTCCGCGAAGCCTGCTGGAACGTCGGCGCCACCCGCTGGCAGACCATCCGCCACGTCGTCCTCCCCAACTCGTTCAGCGGCATCCTCACCGGCGTCATCCTCCAGGTCTCCCGCGCCGCCGGCGAAACCGCCCCCATCATGTTCACCGGCGCCGTGTTCTACAAAGCCGTCGCCTCGGGCGATCCCTTCGCCTACGGACTCCTCGACCAGTGCATGGCCCTCTCCATGCACCTGTTCACCGTCTCCACCCAGGTCCCCGACGTCCCCGACGCCCTCCCCTACGCCACCGCCGTCGTCCTCCTCGGCACCGTCCTCCTGGTCAACGCCCTCTCCATCGTCCTCCGCACCTGGCTCCGCTCCCGCAAGCGATGGTAA